From Paraburkholderia sprentiae WSM5005:
GTCCGACGCCATACAGCTTGTGCAACTGGAAGTCCGACGGCAGCAGCCGCCACGCGGCCGCCGCCCAGTGCCACGTCGTGCCGCCGACGAGCCGCACATATTGTGAGTTGTACGGATAATCGCCTTTCTGGATCAGATAGTTGTTCGCGGGCGCGTACTCGGGATGCGGCGCGTAAGGCGTCGACGGATACGGCGTCGCGAAGTCGGATCTGACCGGCGAGTTGCGAAAGTTCTCGACGATCTGCCAGCGCGCGATGCGCGGCCCCGCTTCGAGCAGGATCACCGACGCGCCCGCGAGTGCCAGCTGATGCGCAACCAGACTGCCGGCGACCCCCGAGCCGACCACGACGATATCGGCGGATTGTGTATTTGCCATCGTTTCTCTCTTAGCTGCCCTGCCTGTTGCAGGCTCTGTTCGTGCGACGCTTGTTCGCGGTGATGCTGCCGTTGCCCGCTGACGGGCTCGCGCGGCTCACGCGGACGTCGGCTTCTGCGTCCAGTAGAACGGCACGTCGCGGCAATAGGAGGGAATCGTCAGCACGTCCCTGACGGGATCGAACATCAGCGCCTTTTCATATGCGATCACCTGGACATGCGGCATGTCGCCGACGAGGCCCAGATACCACGCGCGCATGATCGCGCCGACCGCTTTCGCGAGCGCGGGCTGCTCGGTGCGCAGCGCCTCGGTGACCGTATCGGACGGCACACCGCCGTGGCCTTGCAGCCACGTGCTCAGCGCGGTGACGTTCTGCGTGAACTGGCTATCGGAATGCGACAGCGCATCGTAGACACGCTTGCCGAGCACGGCATCGAAGCTGCTGCGACCGGTGAGGTGTTGCGACAACGCGAGGAAGGCGTCGAGTCCGCCGCCGGCTGGCGGCGCATCGGCGAGGGCGGGTGCGATCCATGACAGCGAACGGCTCGCGCCGGCGAACGCGAGCGCCGCGGCCGTCGCGCACGAGCCGAGCATCCAGGCCCTGCGCGAAGCGGAAAACGACGCGGACAAGCGGGTGAAACGGGTGGCACTACGATAGGACTTCGCTCCTTGCCGATGCGTCATGTTGGGATGCGCATCGTTATTCTCAGGAACATCTGTCATGGGGGCTCCAGATGGTGAGTCGTTCTCGACGAGCAGCGCGGCGAGGGCATGATGCCGTTCGCGTGCCGCTTCGTTTGCTCTTCCCCAAAACCTGGTCTTACGCCGCTTCGGCGGTCTCGTATCCGTGCGCGCGATTCACGCGCGCCGCATGTGTGGTGTTGCATGCATGATCGCAACGACAGCGAAATGACGACGCGCGTTGCGCCTCGGACGTGGCGCCTTTATTGCCGATTGCTGCCGATTGCTGCCAATCGCCTTTCAACTGAAAGCGGCGCGCAAGGCCGCTGCTAAAGACTATAGCTTGTGACCCATCATTCGACAATCGGTCCGCGTTGCACGCGTAGAATCCGCGACATCCACTGCTACACTTTCGTCGTTCATCGAGTCTCATGTCCATCCACTACTATCCGCGAATTCTCCGCAATCGGCCCCGCACGATGATCGGCCTCGTGATCGGCATCGTCGTCGCGTTCTTCGTCCCCGGTCATACGAGTCCGATCGCACGCACGCTGATCGGCTGGGACGCGGCCGTCTGGAGCTACCTGCTGATGATCTGGGTGCACATGGCCCTCGCCGACGAGCATCGTGTGCGCGAATATGCGATACGCGACGACGAAAACGCGGGCGTCGTGCTAGTCGTCATCTGCATCGCGACGATCGCGAGCGTCGCGGCGATCGTGCTCGAACTCGCATCGGCCAAGGGCTCGGGGGGCGCGTCGACCCTCTCGCACTATCTGCTGACCGGTCTGACGCTGATCGGTGCATGGTTCCTGATTCCGACGATCTTCACGCTGCACTACGCGCGCCTCTACTACGACACCGACGCGCAAGAAACCGCATTGAAGTTCCCGGATCATCATTTGCTGCCGAACTACTGGGACTTCCTCTACTACTCGTTCACGATCGCGGTCGCGTCGCAGACCTCCGATGTCGTGCTGCGCTCGCGCGAAATACGTCGCGCGACACTCGCCCAATCGGTGCTGTCGTTCTACTTCAACGTCGCGGTGCTCGGCTTGTGCGTGAACATCGCGGCGGGGCTGCTGGGTTCGTGACACGGCTATCGCGCGGCGTTCGAGTGAATTTCATCCGAATGCCACGCGCGTGCCTCATGTTTGCCACGCGAGCGCTACGCCGGCTTCGCGGGTTCGCTTGAACCGCATTCGGCGCATCGCGCGTCCGGCCGTGTAAAAGCGACCCCGCACCGCCCCGTTTTACATGCGGCGCCGCCCACAGCGTGCGTCACGATGCCCGCTTTATCGCGCGCGCTCCGTGCGCGCGCGCACCTTCGGCCTCCGCGATCTCGCCTTAACCTCGCCTTTTCTCCGCTAGCGCGCCGCGCGGCGGGCCACCGCGTTGGCACACAGTTTGCTGCTTTCCGCGGCAAGTGCCGCCCAGCCCCGCTGGACCGGCGTCTGGCGTCAAAGCACCCGCGACTGGCCAGCGGCGTGACGATCTTTGCACTACATTGACCAGTACGTGCCCCCGCTGACGCATCGCGCGGTATCCGGCTCGGGAAGCCCAATGAGCGCTGTGATCGCATGCCAACTGCATCCACACCGCGGCAGGACAACTCTGGAAACGACCGATGGAATCTCCAAACGGGTACGCGCCGCGGATCTACTTTTTTCATTCTGTTCTCGCGGGGCCACTCGATGCGTGGCCCGCGCAGTTCGCGCACGCGGCCGGGCTTGGCTTCGATCATGCGTTGATCGGCGGGCTGTTCGAGCCGGGCCAGACCGGCCACAGCCAGCTGGTCGGCAATCACGCGCGGCTGCATCCGGTGTTCGAGGCGCAGCATTCGGTACGCGACGCCGTGCGCGTGCTCGCCGATGCCGCGCGCCGCAACAACCTGACGCTGCTGGTCGATCTCGTGATCGACCGCGTCGCCGCCGACGGCGTCCTGTACGCAGAGCATTCGGACTGGTTTCACGCACGGGAGTCCGAGCTTGCGCGGCTCGATCCGCGCCACGTGCATCGCGAAGACAACGTCGTCTACGCGAATTTCGACGACCCTGCGACGAGCGCCTCGCTGACCGTCTGGTGGACCCAGCAACTGCTCGCGCTCGCCGACGCGGGTGTCGGCGGCTTTCGTTTCGATTCGCCGCATCGCGTGCCGGCCGCCGTATGGCGCGGCCTCGGCGACGAAGTGCGCGCGAAGCATCCGCACGTGCGCTTTCTCGCCGCTACGCCCGGCCTGTCGCGCGGCGATCTACCCGGTCTCGAAGCAGCCGGCTTCGACAGCGCGTTTTCGTCGGTGCGCTGGTGGGATTTCCGTTCGAGCTGGATGGCCGAGGAACATGCGGCGTTGGCCCGCGTAGGCGCGCCGATCGCCTTTCCCGAAGCGCCGTACGGCACGCGCCTCGCCGCCGAACTGACCGACGTGCACGATGCGGCGATCGTCGAGCGGGCTTATCGACGCGCGCTGTTCACGTCGGTGGCAGTGGGCAGCGGCTGGATGATGCCGATGGGCTTCGAATACGGCATCGCCGAACCGATGTCGCAAACGCGCGGCGACGCGGCGCAGTTCGCGCGTGCCGCGCAGTCGCGCCGCTTCGATCTGAGTGCCGCCGTCACCCAGGCCAACGACTTCGCGCGCAACACGCCGACGCTGCACGCGAACGGCGAGTTGCGCCCATTGAGCGGACCCGGCGCATCGGCCGCGGTTCTGCTGCGCGCTGACGCGGCCGATCTGCGCGACGCAAGCGAAGCCGTTCTGATCGTCGTGAATCCCGAGCTCGGTGCGCCGGTGCGTGTCGATCCCGCGCGCTTCCTCGCGGGCGTGCCGGGCAGCTTTACGCGCTTCGCGCCGCTCGATGCACGCCGCCCGACCGAACCCGCGGCGCTCGTGCCGTTCGCGCTCGCGCCCGGTGCGGTGCGGCTGCTGCGCGCGTTCGCGGAAAAGCCGATCTGCCTCGCGCCACCGATCGACAAGGCGAACAGCAAGCGAAGCGGCCGCAAGAGCGTGCTCGACGCGATCGACGCGCCGCGCGTCGCGATCGAGAGCGTGTCGCCGTCGGTGGAAAACGGCCGCTTCGCGGCGAAACGCAGCGTCGGCGAGCGCGCGGAAATCCGCGCGGCGATCTTCGCCGAGGGTCATGACAAGATCGCCGCCGCCGTGCTATGGCGCGCCGCCGACGAAACCGCGTGGCACGAACAGTTGATGTCGCCCGCACCGCCGGCCGGGCTCGACTTGTGGAGCGCGCGCATTCCGCTCGAGAGGATCGGTCGCCACGAGTTCACCGTGATCGCGTGGCGCGACGACTTCGCGTCGCTCGTCGAGCACATCCAGAAGAAGCTGAAGGCGAACCAGACCGTCGAGATCGAACTCGACGAAGCCGCGCATCTGTTCGCGCTCGTGCTCGCCGAAGTCGAAACGGCCGATGACGCTCAGAAGGAGCCGCTCGAACACATCGTGCGCGAGTTCCAGAAGGCGGACGCCGAACGGAAGCTCGCACTGATCCTCGCGCCCGCCACCGCGAAGGCGATGACCGCCGCAAGGCATCGCCCGTTTTTGAGCCGCGACCCGGTGATCTACAAGATCGACGCGGAACGCACGGCCGCCCATTTCGCGAGCTGGTACGAGATCTTCCCGCGTTCGATGAGCGACGATGAATCGCGCCACGGCACGTTCGCGGACGTGACCGCGAAGCTGCCGCGCATCCGCGACATGGGCTTCGACGTGCTGTACTTCCCGCCGATCCACCCGATCGGTCTGGCGAACCGCAAGGGCCGCAACAACACGCTGACCGCGCAGCCGGGCGATGTGGGCAGTCCCTATGCGATCGGCGCGGCCGAAGGCGGCCACACCGCCGTGCATCCGCAGCTCGGCACGCTCGACGATTTCAAGGCGATGCGCGCCGCCGCGCATGCGCATGGCCTCGAGATCGCGCTCGACTTCGCGATTCAGTGCTCGCCCGATCACCCGTGGCTGAAGGAGCATCCGACATGGTTCGCGTGGCGCCCCGACGGTACGCTGCGCTACGCCGAGAATCCGCCGAAGAAGTATCAGGACATCGTCAATCCCGACTTCTATGCGCACGACGCAAAGCCCGGCCTGTGGCTCGCGTTGCGCGACGTGATCCTGTTCTGGATCGACGCGGGCGTGCGCATCTTCCGCGTCGACAATCCGCACACGAAGCCGCTGCCGTTCTGGGAATGGATGATCGCCGACGTGCGCGCGCGCCATCCCGACACGATCTTCCTCGCCGAAGCCTTCACGCGGCCGCGCATGATGAACCGGCTGGGCAAGATCGGCTTCTCGCAGTCGTACACGTACTTCACGTGGCGCGAGTCGAAGCGCGACTTCACCGAGTACATGAGCGAGCTCACACAGACCGATGCGCGCGACTTCTACCGGCCGAACTTCTTCGTCAATACGCCGGACATCAACCCGCGCCATCTGCAATCGCAGGGACGCACGGGCTTTCTGATCCGCGCGGCGCTGGCCGCGACGCTGGCGGGACTGTGGGGCGTGTATAGCGGCTTCGAACTGTGCGAGGCCGCCGCGCTGCCGAACAGCGAAGAGTATCTGGATTCCGAAAAATATCAGTTGCGCGCGTGGGACTGGCACCGGCCCGGCAATATCGTCGGCGAGATCACCGCACTGAACCGCATCCGTCACGCGAATCCGGCGCTGCAAACGCATCTCGGTCTCACGTTCCTCACCGCGCACAACGATCACATTCTGTGCTTCGAAAAAGCGACCGAGTCGCGCGACAACGTGATCGTCGTCGCGATCAATCTCGATGCGTTCAACGAACAGGGCGCGGACATCGAGTTGTCGTGGGACACGTTCCAACGCTGGCATCTGCACGATCACGCGACGCTCGAAGTGATCGACCAGATGACCGGCGCGCGCTTCGAATGGCACGGACGCTGGCAGCACGTGCGACTCGGCTCGGGCCAACCGTTCTCGATCTGGCGCATCGCGCCGCTAGGCGGCCTGCCCGCCGATCGTCCGGAGGACACCGACCACGATCCCGACAGCGCTGATCACGCAGACGCTGGCAACCCAACCTGGATGGAAGGTGGAACATGAAGCGCGACGATCCAGCCCAAACCGCGCACGAGGCGCAAACGGCCGCGGCCGTCGGCACCGCGGCGAAGGTACGCGCGCGCCGGCGCGGCAAACCCTCGGCTCTCAGCGACGATCCGCTGTGGTACAAGGACGCAATCATTTACCAGGTGCACATCAAGTCGTTCTTCGACGGGAACAACGACGGCGTCGGCGATTTCCCCGGCCTGATGGCCAAGCTCGACTACATCGCCGAACTGGGCGTCAACGCGATCTGGCTGCTGCCGTTCTATCCATCGCCACGCCGCGACGACGGCTACGACATCGCCGATTACCGCAACGTGCATCCCGACTACGGTCAGCTCGCGGACGTGCGGCGCTTCATCCAGGAAGCGCATGCGCGCGGCATCCGCGTGATTACCGAGCTCGTCATCAACCACACGTCGGATCAACATCCGTGGTTCCAGCGCGCGCGGCGCGCGAAGCCCGGCTCCAACTATCGCAACTACTACGTGTGGTCCGATACCGATCAGAAGTACCAGGGAACCCGCATCATCTTCATCGACTCGGAGCCGTCGAACTGGACGCACGATCCCGTCGCGGGCGCCTACTACTGGCACCGCTTCTACTCGCACCAGCCCGATCTGAACTTCGACAATCCCGCGGTGTTGAAAGAGGTGCTGCAGGTGATGCGCTTCTGGCTCGACATGGGCATCGACGGGCTACGGCTCGATGCGGTGCCGTATCTCGTCGAGCGCGAAGGCACCAACAACGAGAACCTGCCGGAGACGCACGAGGTCCTGAAAAGGATTCGCGCGACCATCGACGCCGAGTATCCGAACCGGATGCTGCTCGCCGAAGCGAACCAGTGGCCCGAGGACGTCAAGGAGTACTTCGGCAACGAAGACGAATGCCATATGGCGTTCCACTTCCCGCTGATGCCGCGCATCTATATGTCGATCGCGAGCGAGGACCGCTTTCCGATCACCGACATCATGAAGCAGACGCCGGATCTCGCCGAGTCGAACCAGTGGGCGATTTTCCTGCGCAATCACGACGAACTGACACTCGAAATGGTCACCGATTCCGAGCGTGACTATTTGTGGAACACCTATGCAAGCGACCGCCGCGCACGCTTGAATCTCGGCATTCGCCGCCGTCTCGCGCCGCTGATGGAGCGCGACCGCCGGCGCATCGAGCTGATCAACTCGCTGCTGCTGTCGATGCCCGGCACGCCGGTCATCTACTACGGCGACGAACTCGGCATGGGCGACAACATCCACCTCGGCGACCGCGACGGTGTGCGCACGCCGATGCAGTGGTCGTCCGATCGCAACGGCGGCTTCTCGCGCGCCGACCCCGAGCAACTGGTGCTGCCCCCGGTGATGGGTTCGCTGTACGGTTTCGACGCGGTCAACGTCGAAGCGCAGAGCCGCGATCCGCACTCGCTGCTGAACTGGACGCGCCGCATGCTGTCGACGCGGCGCGCGAAGCAGACTTTCGGACGTGGCACGATCCGCTTTCTGAAGCCGGAAAACCGCAAGATTCTCGCGTATCTGCGCGAGATGCCCGGGCAGGCGCCAATCCTGTGCGTCGCGAATCTGTCGCGCGCGCCGCAAGCGGTCGAGCTCGAACTGTCCGAGTTCAACGGCTTCGTGCCGATCGAGATGACCGCCGATTCGGTATTCCCCGCGATCGGCCAGTTGACCTATCTGCTGACGTTCCCACCCTACGGCTTCCTGTGGTTCATGCTGTGCGAAAGCGGCCAGCGTCCGACGTGGGCGCAGGCGCATTCCGTGCCGCTGCCCGAGTTCGTCACGATCGTGATCCGCGAAGGACAAACCGGGCCGACACCCGAAAACGTGCGGCTGCTGGAATCCGAGGTGCTGCCGTCGTGGCTGAGCCGGCGCCGCTGGTTCGCGTCGAAAGACCAGAAGATGCACGCGGTGCGGCTCGCCGCACTGACCACGATCCCGAACGGCGGCTTCGCATTCACTGAAATCGAAGTGGACGTCGGCAACCACACCGAGCGCTACGTGGTGCCGATCGCGCTCACCTGGGGCGGCGAAACCACCACGCCGCTGTTCCTGCAATTGGCGCTTGCACGCGTGCGGCGCGGGCGCAACGTCGGCTATCTGACCGACGCGTTCTCGCTGCCGATCTTCGCGCACAACGTGCTGCGCAAGCTGCGCGAGCACGCGGTCGTGCCGACCGTGCAGAAGAGCGAGATCAGGTTCCTGCCGACCGAGCGCTTCGCTGAACTCGACGATCTCGGCGAGCGGCCCGAGATTCGCTGGCTCGCGGCCGAACAGAGCAACAGCTCGCTGATCGTCGCCGATGCCGCGGTATTGAAGCTGGTGCGGCGGCTGGTCAGCGGCATTCATCCGGAAGCGGAAATCAGCCGCTATCTGACGCAGCTCGGCTACGCGAATACCGCGCCGCTGTACGGCGAAGTGGTGCGCGTCGATCCCGAGGGCGTGCCGCACACGCTCGCGATCCTGCAGGGCTTTATCGACAATCAGGGCGATGCATGGAACTGGTCGCTCGATTATCTGCGCCGCTCGGTCGACGAACTCGCGATCGCGATCGACACCGAAACGCAGACCGTGCCCGATCGCTCGAACGAGTCGATCTTGCTGGACGGTTATGGCGAACTCGCGGGCATCATCGGCCGCCGGCTCGGCGAATTGCACGTTGCGCTCGCCACGCCGAGCGACGACCCCGCGTTCGCGCCGGAACCGGCCAACGCGAAACAGGTGAAGGCGTGGGTCGACGCGACGCAGAAGATGCTCGCCAGCGCGCTCGATCTGCTCGCGCCGCGCCTCGCGGAGATCAGCGACCCGGATACGAAGGGGCTCGTACAAAGCCTGATCGATCGCCGCGCCGCGCTCGTCGAGGCAGTCAACGAACTGGTGCCGGGCGACGCGGGCGCGTTGCGCACGCGCATCCACGGCGACTTCCATCTTGGCCAGGTGCTGGTCGCGCACGGCGACGCGTATCTGATCGACTTCGAGGGCGAGCCCGCGCGGTCGCTCGAAGAGCGTCGCCAGAAGTCGAGCCCATTGCGTGATGTGGCGGGGCTGATGCGCTCGCTGTCGTATGCGAGCGCGGCCGCGCAATCGACCACTGAAAACGCGCCGCAACAAACGGCGGACCGCAAGCGCGCGCTGTTCGAGCGTTTCCGCGCGCACGCGACCAGCGCGTTCCTCGCCGAGTATCGCGCGGCGGCCGCGCAGTCGCCGACGCCGCTCGTCGCGCCCGAATCCGAAGAGGCGCTGCTCGACCTGTTCCTGATCGAGAAGGCCGCTTACGAGATCCGCTACGAAGCGGCCAACCGGCCGACGTGGCTCGGCTTGCCGGTGCGTGGCCTCGCCGCGCTCGCGAGCCGTCTGCTCGGCGACACCGGCGCGCCGCCGCACCACGATCCATCAACCCAGGCGCGTGGCGCCGCCACGCCGCCTAACCCGGCCGAGGGCGACTATGAGTGAGCATGATCCGGCCGCAGGCCTTCAACCCGTCGATATCGACGCGCTCGTCGAGGCGCGTCACCCCGATCCGTTTTCGCAGCTCGGGCTACACCAGACCGATGCCGGGCCGATCGTGCGCGCGCTGCTGCCGAATGCCGCGCACGTCACCGTGATTTCGCGTGCCGACGGCGCGACGCTCGGCGAGCTCGAGCAGTTGCGCCCCGGCCTGTTCGCGGGACGGATCACGTCGGCGATGCCGTACCGCTTGCGGATCGACTGGCATGGCGTCGTGCAGGAAGTGGAGGACACCTATTCGTTTGGTCCAGTGCTCGGCGACGAGCCGCTCGAGCGTCTCGCGCGCGGCGATCCGTACGCGGTGCTCGAATGTCTCGGCGCGCGGCCGCTCGACATCGACGGTGTGCCGGGTGTGCGCTTTGCCGTGTGGGCGCCGAATGCGCGGCGCGTGTCGGTGGTCGGCGACTTCAACGCGTGGGACGGCCGCCGTCATCCGATGCGCCGGCGTCATCAGGCGGGCGTCTGGGAGCTGTTCGTGCCGCGCGTCGGCGCGGGCACGCGTTACAAGTACGAGCTGCTGTCGCGCGACGGCCATCCGCTGCCGCTGAAGGCCGACCCGTGCGCGATGCAGACGGAAAAGCCGCCGGGCACCGCGTCGATCGTCGCGCACGTCGACGAGATCGAGCAGTTTCCGTGGAGCGATCACGAGTGGATCCAGTCGCGCGCCGACAAGCAGACCGCGCGCACGCCGATCACGATCTACGAAGTGCACGCCGAGTCGTGGCTGCGCGTCGCCGAGGAGGGTCAGCGTGGTCTCGTCTGGGAAGAGCTCGCCGAGCGGCTGATTCCCTACGCGAAGAGCATGGGCTTCACGCACATCGAATTTCTGCCGATCGCCGAACATCCGTTCGGCGGCTCATGGGGCTATCAACCGCTCGGGCAATTCGCGCCGTCCGCGCGCTTCGGCAAGCCAGAGCAGTTCGCGCGTTTCGTCGATCGCGCGCACGAAGCGGGGCTCGGCGTGATTCTCGACTGGGTGCCCGCGCATTTCCCGAACGACGCCCACGGGCTGATCGATTTCGACGGCACGCCGCTC
This genomic window contains:
- a CDS encoding DUF1345 domain-containing protein encodes the protein MSIHYYPRILRNRPRTMIGLVIGIVVAFFVPGHTSPIARTLIGWDAAVWSYLLMIWVHMALADEHRVREYAIRDDENAGVVLVVICIATIASVAAIVLELASAKGSGGASTLSHYLLTGLTLIGAWFLIPTIFTLHYARLYYDTDAQETALKFPDHHLLPNYWDFLYYSFTIAVASQTSDVVLRSREIRRATLAQSVLSFYFNVAVLGLCVNIAAGLLGS
- a CDS encoding alpha-1,4-glucan--maltose-1-phosphate maltosyltransferase, which encodes MESPNGYAPRIYFFHSVLAGPLDAWPAQFAHAAGLGFDHALIGGLFEPGQTGHSQLVGNHARLHPVFEAQHSVRDAVRVLADAARRNNLTLLVDLVIDRVAADGVLYAEHSDWFHARESELARLDPRHVHREDNVVYANFDDPATSASLTVWWTQQLLALADAGVGGFRFDSPHRVPAAVWRGLGDEVRAKHPHVRFLAATPGLSRGDLPGLEAAGFDSAFSSVRWWDFRSSWMAEEHAALARVGAPIAFPEAPYGTRLAAELTDVHDAAIVERAYRRALFTSVAVGSGWMMPMGFEYGIAEPMSQTRGDAAQFARAAQSRRFDLSAAVTQANDFARNTPTLHANGELRPLSGPGASAAVLLRADAADLRDASEAVLIVVNPELGAPVRVDPARFLAGVPGSFTRFAPLDARRPTEPAALVPFALAPGAVRLLRAFAEKPICLAPPIDKANSKRSGRKSVLDAIDAPRVAIESVSPSVENGRFAAKRSVGERAEIRAAIFAEGHDKIAAAVLWRAADETAWHEQLMSPAPPAGLDLWSARIPLERIGRHEFTVIAWRDDFASLVEHIQKKLKANQTVEIELDEAAHLFALVLAEVETADDAQKEPLEHIVREFQKADAERKLALILAPATAKAMTAARHRPFLSRDPVIYKIDAERTAAHFASWYEIFPRSMSDDESRHGTFADVTAKLPRIRDMGFDVLYFPPIHPIGLANRKGRNNTLTAQPGDVGSPYAIGAAEGGHTAVHPQLGTLDDFKAMRAAAHAHGLEIALDFAIQCSPDHPWLKEHPTWFAWRPDGTLRYAENPPKKYQDIVNPDFYAHDAKPGLWLALRDVILFWIDAGVRIFRVDNPHTKPLPFWEWMIADVRARHPDTIFLAEAFTRPRMMNRLGKIGFSQSYTYFTWRESKRDFTEYMSELTQTDARDFYRPNFFVNTPDINPRHLQSQGRTGFLIRAALAATLAGLWGVYSGFELCEAAALPNSEEYLDSEKYQLRAWDWHRPGNIVGEITALNRIRHANPALQTHLGLTFLTAHNDHILCFEKATESRDNVIVVAINLDAFNEQGADIELSWDTFQRWHLHDHATLEVIDQMTGARFEWHGRWQHVRLGSGQPFSIWRIAPLGGLPADRPEDTDHDPDSADHADAGNPTWMEGGT
- the treS gene encoding maltose alpha-D-glucosyltransferase, which encodes MKRDDPAQTAHEAQTAAAVGTAAKVRARRRGKPSALSDDPLWYKDAIIYQVHIKSFFDGNNDGVGDFPGLMAKLDYIAELGVNAIWLLPFYPSPRRDDGYDIADYRNVHPDYGQLADVRRFIQEAHARGIRVITELVINHTSDQHPWFQRARRAKPGSNYRNYYVWSDTDQKYQGTRIIFIDSEPSNWTHDPVAGAYYWHRFYSHQPDLNFDNPAVLKEVLQVMRFWLDMGIDGLRLDAVPYLVEREGTNNENLPETHEVLKRIRATIDAEYPNRMLLAEANQWPEDVKEYFGNEDECHMAFHFPLMPRIYMSIASEDRFPITDIMKQTPDLAESNQWAIFLRNHDELTLEMVTDSERDYLWNTYASDRRARLNLGIRRRLAPLMERDRRRIELINSLLLSMPGTPVIYYGDELGMGDNIHLGDRDGVRTPMQWSSDRNGGFSRADPEQLVLPPVMGSLYGFDAVNVEAQSRDPHSLLNWTRRMLSTRRAKQTFGRGTIRFLKPENRKILAYLREMPGQAPILCVANLSRAPQAVELELSEFNGFVPIEMTADSVFPAIGQLTYLLTFPPYGFLWFMLCESGQRPTWAQAHSVPLPEFVTIVIREGQTGPTPENVRLLESEVLPSWLSRRRWFASKDQKMHAVRLAALTTIPNGGFAFTEIEVDVGNHTERYVVPIALTWGGETTTPLFLQLALARVRRGRNVGYLTDAFSLPIFAHNVLRKLREHAVVPTVQKSEIRFLPTERFAELDDLGERPEIRWLAAEQSNSSLIVADAAVLKLVRRLVSGIHPEAEISRYLTQLGYANTAPLYGEVVRVDPEGVPHTLAILQGFIDNQGDAWNWSLDYLRRSVDELAIAIDTETQTVPDRSNESILLDGYGELAGIIGRRLGELHVALATPSDDPAFAPEPANAKQVKAWVDATQKMLASALDLLAPRLAEISDPDTKGLVQSLIDRRAALVEAVNELVPGDAGALRTRIHGDFHLGQVLVAHGDAYLIDFEGEPARSLEERRQKSSPLRDVAGLMRSLSYASAAAQSTTENAPQQTADRKRALFERFRAHATSAFLAEYRAAAAQSPTPLVAPESEEALLDLFLIEKAAYEIRYEAANRPTWLGLPVRGLAALASRLLGDTGAPPHHDPSTQARGAATPPNPAEGDYE
- a CDS encoding sugar dehydrogenase complex small subunit yields the protein MTDVPENNDAHPNMTHRQGAKSYRSATRFTRLSASFSASRRAWMLGSCATAAALAFAGASRSLSWIAPALADAPPAGGGLDAFLALSQHLTGRSSFDAVLGKRVYDALSHSDSQFTQNVTALSTWLQGHGGVPSDTVTEALRTEQPALAKAVGAIMRAWYLGLVGDMPHVQVIAYEKALMFDPVRDVLTIPSYCRDVPFYWTQKPTSA